A DNA window from Allokutzneria albata contains the following coding sequences:
- the asnB gene encoding asparagine synthase (glutamine-hydrolyzing), translating to MCGITGWVAYARDLTCEQATVEAMTATMRERGPDAGATWLAQHAALGHRRLAVIDIEGGAQPMTADTPDGQVVLTYSGEVYNFVELREELRRRGHAFRTAGDTEVVLRAYLEWGDALVDRLNGMYAFAIWDARAERLLLVRDRLGVKPLYLYRTADGVLFGSEPKAILANPLAKRRVGLTGLRELFAYSKNIGEAVWAGMRELKPGRLAIMDRSGLRERTYWRLEARPHEDDVETTSAHIRELLDDIMRRQLVSDVPQCVLLSGGLDSSALTGLAAQHLNPLRTFAVDFVGQTDNFTANVLQDSPDAPFVKDVAEHVGTDHTDIVLDHSTLADPQVRAAAVGARDIPIGLGDMDNSLYLLSKAVREHSTVAISGESADEVFGGYWWFHDPGVQHGNLPPWVSGPGGKQSVGRPLLRKELRDQLDIETFLKDSYAAIRAESPVLPGEDPHQRRMRQICYAHLTRFLPYMLDRKDRMSMAVGLEVRVPFCDYRLVEYVFNAPWAMQTHDGREKSLLRSAVRDVIPRSVLERRKSPYPSTQELKYVMALQEQVEELLNDRSNPTFNIIDADWAREIVSREPGSLNRVDRLFTERLLDIAAWLAAHRLELHLT from the coding sequence GTGTGCGGCATTACCGGCTGGGTGGCCTATGCACGCGACCTGACGTGCGAACAGGCCACGGTGGAAGCCATGACCGCCACGATGCGTGAGCGCGGTCCGGATGCCGGCGCCACCTGGTTGGCCCAACACGCCGCGCTCGGCCACCGCAGGCTGGCGGTGATCGACATCGAGGGCGGCGCACAGCCGATGACCGCCGACACCCCGGACGGCCAGGTGGTGCTGACCTACAGCGGCGAGGTCTACAACTTCGTCGAGCTGCGGGAGGAGCTGCGCCGGAGGGGCCACGCGTTCCGCACGGCCGGCGACACCGAGGTGGTGCTGCGCGCCTACCTGGAATGGGGCGACGCGCTGGTCGACCGGCTCAACGGCATGTACGCCTTCGCGATCTGGGACGCCCGGGCCGAACGCCTGCTGCTGGTCCGCGACCGCCTCGGGGTGAAACCGCTGTACCTCTACCGCACCGCGGACGGGGTGCTCTTCGGCTCCGAACCCAAGGCGATCCTGGCGAATCCGCTGGCCAAGCGCCGCGTCGGGCTCACCGGGCTGCGGGAGCTGTTCGCCTACAGCAAGAACATCGGCGAGGCCGTCTGGGCGGGGATGCGTGAGCTGAAGCCGGGCAGGCTCGCCATCATGGACCGCTCAGGCCTGCGGGAACGGACCTACTGGCGGCTTGAGGCCAGGCCGCACGAGGACGACGTCGAGACCACGTCCGCGCACATCCGGGAGCTGCTGGACGACATCATGCGCCGCCAGCTCGTCTCGGACGTGCCGCAGTGCGTCCTGCTCTCCGGCGGCCTCGACTCCAGCGCGCTGACCGGCCTGGCCGCACAGCACCTGAACCCGCTGCGCACGTTCGCGGTCGACTTCGTCGGCCAGACGGACAACTTCACCGCCAACGTGCTCCAGGACAGCCCCGACGCGCCGTTCGTGAAGGACGTGGCCGAGCACGTCGGCACCGACCACACCGACATCGTGCTCGACCACTCCACACTGGCCGATCCGCAGGTGCGCGCGGCCGCGGTCGGCGCCCGCGACATCCCGATCGGCCTCGGCGACATGGACAACTCGCTCTACCTGCTGTCCAAGGCGGTGCGGGAGCACTCGACGGTGGCGATCTCCGGCGAGTCGGCCGACGAGGTGTTCGGCGGTTACTGGTGGTTCCACGACCCGGGCGTCCAGCACGGCAACCTGCCCCCGTGGGTCTCCGGCCCCGGCGGCAAGCAGAGCGTCGGGCGGCCGTTGCTGCGCAAGGAACTGCGCGACCAGCTGGACATCGAGACCTTCCTCAAGGACAGCTACGCGGCAATCCGCGCCGAGTCGCCGGTGCTGCCCGGCGAGGATCCGCACCAGCGGCGGATGCGGCAGATCTGCTACGCGCACCTGACCCGCTTCCTGCCGTACATGCTCGACCGCAAGGACCGGATGAGCATGGCGGTCGGCCTGGAGGTCCGGGTGCCCTTCTGCGACTACCGCCTGGTCGAGTACGTGTTCAACGCCCCGTGGGCCATGCAGACCCACGACGGGCGGGAGAAGAGCCTGCTGCGCTCCGCGGTCCGGGACGTCATCCCCCGGTCGGTGCTGGAGCGGCGCAAGAGCCCCTACCCGTCCACGCAGGAACTCAAATACGTGATGGCCCTGCAGGAGCAGGTCGAGGAATTGTTGAACGATCGAAGTAATCCAACTTTCAACATTATTGATGCGGACTGGGCACGTGAAATCGTTTCCAGAGAGCCCGGGTCACTCAATCGCGTGGACCGTCTGTTCACAGAACGCCTGCTAGACATCGCTGCGTGGCTGGCCGCTCACCGACTTGAGCTACACCTAACTTGA
- a CDS encoding LysR family transcriptional regulator, translated as MHEREFRAFVSIADLGRMDLAAKSLGYSQPAISYQIKSLEQSLGTKLFTRDPAGARLTREGQMILPSVRAVLMLIDSIKELSVRNNEPVPTTSFEWATSQLRSS; from the coding sequence ATGCACGAGCGGGAGTTTCGAGCGTTCGTCTCGATCGCGGACCTTGGTCGGATGGACCTGGCCGCAAAGTCCTTGGGTTATTCCCAGCCAGCGATCAGCTACCAGATCAAGTCCCTGGAGCAGTCTCTCGGTACCAAGCTCTTCACCCGCGATCCAGCGGGTGCGAGGTTGACCCGGGAGGGACAGATGATCTTGCCTTCGGTTCGAGCGGTGCTCATGCTGATCGACAGCATCAAGGAGCTGTCGGTTCGCAACAACGAGCCCGTGCCCACCACGAGTTTCGAGTGGGCGACGAGCCAGCTGCGCTCCAGCTGA
- the mutM gene encoding bifunctional DNA-formamidopyrimidine glycosylase/DNA-(apurinic or apyrimidinic site) lyase: MPELPEVEVVRAGLERHVAGRTVAQVEVLHPRAVRRHVPGPVDFASRLGGRRFDAARRRGKYLWIELDGAADAVVAHLGMSGQMLVQPVGAPDETHLRVRVRFADDGPELRFVDQRTFGGLALTELVAGLPVPIAHIGRDPLDPEFDLAAGVAALRARRTEVKRALLDQTVVSGIGNIYADEALWRTRLHWSRPANGLTKAKATELLEAATAVMREALVAGGTSFDALYVNVNGQSGYFDRSLAAYGQENEPCPRCGSAIIREAFMNRSSFSCPRCQRRPR, from the coding sequence GTGCCGGAACTTCCCGAGGTCGAGGTCGTCCGCGCCGGACTGGAGCGGCACGTCGCCGGCCGGACCGTCGCCCAGGTCGAGGTGCTGCACCCGCGCGCGGTGCGCAGGCACGTTCCCGGCCCGGTGGACTTCGCCTCCCGGCTCGGCGGCAGGCGCTTCGACGCCGCCCGCCGCCGCGGCAAGTACCTCTGGATCGAGCTGGACGGCGCGGCCGACGCGGTCGTCGCGCACCTCGGCATGAGCGGTCAGATGCTGGTCCAGCCCGTCGGCGCCCCGGACGAGACCCATCTGCGGGTCCGCGTGCGCTTCGCCGACGACGGTCCCGAGCTGCGCTTCGTCGACCAGCGCACCTTCGGCGGTCTGGCGCTCACCGAACTGGTGGCCGGGCTGCCCGTGCCGATCGCGCACATCGGTCGCGACCCGCTCGACCCGGAGTTCGACCTCGCCGCGGGCGTCGCCGCCCTGCGTGCCCGGCGCACCGAGGTGAAGCGGGCCCTGCTGGACCAGACGGTGGTCTCCGGCATCGGCAACATCTACGCCGACGAGGCGCTGTGGCGGACGAGGCTGCACTGGTCGCGCCCGGCCAACGGGCTGACCAAGGCCAAGGCGACGGAGTTGCTGGAGGCGGCCACCGCGGTGATGCGGGAGGCGCTGGTCGCGGGCGGCACCTCGTTCGACGCGCTCTACGTCAACGTCAACGGGCAGTCCGGCTACTTCGACCGGTCACTGGCCGCGTACGGCCAGGAGAACGAGCCGTGCCCGCGCTGCGGCAGCGCGATCATCCGCGAGGCGTTCATGAACAGGTCGTCCTTCTCCTGCCCGCGGTGCCAGCGCCGCCCTCGGTGA
- the rnc gene encoding ribonuclease III, which translates to MGSRPSRGPAPDRAPLLVALGVELGTELLTLALTHRSYAYENGGLPPNERLEFLGDSVLSVVITDHLYRAHPDLPEGQLAKLRASVVNMHALAGVARTLGPGGLGAHLLLGKGEELTGGRDKPSILADGLEAVIGAVYLEHGIEVSHTLVHRLFDGLLEEAPRRGAGLDWKTSLQELTAAAGLGVPEYRVSEEGPDHRKEFTATVVVGGNPQGTGEGRTKKEAEQKAAEAAWRILSEQVRLAAEGDEGEADAAS; encoded by the coding sequence GTGGGGAGCAGGCCGTCGCGGGGTCCCGCGCCTGATCGCGCCCCGCTGCTCGTCGCGCTCGGCGTCGAACTCGGCACCGAGCTGCTCACGCTGGCACTGACGCACCGGTCCTACGCCTACGAGAACGGCGGTCTTCCGCCGAACGAGAGGCTGGAGTTCCTCGGTGACTCGGTGCTCAGCGTGGTGATCACCGATCACCTGTACCGGGCGCACCCGGACCTTCCCGAGGGGCAGCTCGCCAAGCTGCGCGCCAGCGTGGTCAACATGCACGCGCTGGCCGGTGTGGCGCGCACCCTCGGGCCGGGTGGGCTCGGCGCGCACCTGTTGCTGGGCAAGGGCGAGGAGCTCACCGGCGGCAGGGACAAGCCGAGCATCCTCGCCGACGGCCTCGAGGCCGTGATCGGCGCGGTCTACCTCGAGCACGGCATCGAGGTCTCGCACACCCTCGTGCACCGGCTCTTCGACGGCCTGCTCGAGGAGGCGCCCCGGCGCGGTGCCGGTCTGGACTGGAAGACCAGCCTCCAGGAGCTCACCGCGGCCGCCGGGCTCGGCGTGCCCGAGTATCGGGTCTCCGAAGAGGGACCGGACCACCGCAAGGAGTTCACCGCCACCGTCGTCGTCGGTGGCAACCCGCAGGGCACCGGCGAGGGCCGCACGAAGAAGGAAGCCGAGCAGAAGGCCGCCGAGGCCGCCTGGCGCATCCTCTCCGAGCAGGTCCGCCTCGCCGCCGAGGGAGATGAGGGAGAGGCGGACGCCGCCTCCTGA
- the rpmF gene encoding 50S ribosomal protein L32, giving the protein MAVPKRRMSRSNTRSRRAQWKASAPTLAACSNRACRAPKLPHVACPQCGQYDGRQVVTPA; this is encoded by the coding sequence GTGGCCGTCCCCAAGCGCAGGATGTCGCGGTCCAACACCCGCTCGCGCCGAGCCCAGTGGAAGGCCAGCGCCCCGACCCTGGCGGCCTGCTCCAACCGCGCCTGCCGGGCTCCGAAGCTGCCGCACGTGGCCTGCCCGCAGTGTGGTCAGTACGACGGCCGCCAGGTCGTCACCCCCGCCTGA
- a CDS encoding YceD family protein, with protein sequence MSERTRTTQRPPTGPWVIDTRDLGRRPGSSRGYHRKFEATSDFGLVDVIGIPSGAQVEFDVLLESVVEGVLVTGTVSGPTVGECSRCLDPLSGEVEVRVTELFAYPDSATETSTDEDEVSRLVDDLLDLEPVARDTIVLTLPAAPLCTPDCPGLCVECGEKLADLGPDHGHETIDPRWAALQGRFGEAGNNSEEN encoded by the coding sequence ACACCCGGGACCTGGGGCGGCGACCGGGTTCCAGCCGTGGTTACCACCGGAAGTTCGAGGCCACCAGTGACTTCGGCCTTGTCGACGTCATCGGCATCCCCTCGGGCGCCCAGGTCGAGTTCGACGTGCTGCTGGAGTCCGTGGTCGAGGGCGTGCTCGTCACCGGTACCGTCAGCGGGCCGACGGTGGGGGAGTGCTCCCGGTGCCTGGACCCGCTCAGCGGTGAGGTGGAGGTCCGGGTCACCGAGCTGTTCGCCTACCCGGACAGCGCCACCGAGACCAGCACCGACGAGGACGAGGTCAGCAGGCTCGTGGACGACCTGCTCGACCTGGAGCCGGTCGCGCGCGACACCATCGTGCTGACCCTGCCCGCCGCTCCGCTGTGCACCCCGGACTGCCCGGGGCTGTGCGTGGAGTGCGGTGAGAAACTGGCCGATCTCGGCCCGGACCACGGGCATGAGACGATTGACCCTCGCTGGGCCGCGTTGCAAGGGCGGTTCGGCGAGGCTGGAAACAACTCAGAGGAGAACTAG